The segment GATGTGCTGCGCGAGCTGGGGCTGGAAGGCGTCGAGGCGCGCGGTCAGGACGTCTGGGTTCAGGGGCGCAAGATCATGGGTACTGGTGCGGCCACGCTGAACGAGGGTTGTGTGTTCGGCGCTAGCTTCCTGCGCCGCTTCCCGGTGGAACGCTTTCTATCGTGTGTAAATGCCCCAAGCGACGGCTACCGCGAATGGCTGCGCCCGGCACTGGAAGAGGGCATGACCGATTGTGCGGAGCAGTGCCCCGAGGCGGCGCCGACGCCGGAACGTCTGGAGGCGGCCCTGAGCGAGGTGCTGGAGCGCCGCTTCAGTACCCCCGCGCGGTGTTACCGTCCGAGTTCCGCAGAATGGGACGAGTGGCTGGCGGCCGGGCGCGAGGAACTCGCCGACCTGGCCGACAGCCAGGGCGGGCCGGCCGTGCGCGACGGTATCCGTGTGAATCGGGAGAACCATGTCTTCGAGACGCGCGGCCACTGTGGCCGCCTGCGCTTGCATATCGCCGGGACACACATTGCACGCATTTGGTGCGAGGACCCGAGCGTGGATCGCGTGCTGCGCGAGACCCTGGTGGGCGAGTCGCCGGAGCGCCTGCG is part of the Thioalkalivibrio sp. K90mix genome and harbors:
- a CDS encoding lipoate--protein ligase family protein, translating into MVASTVTPEWIDAGARSAEELHALYTGLASSTPPESPLRVLWVHSREAHISVGASQDPAMDLDLVACKANSVPVVRRPLGGGSVWVDADQACFFLIQPRQVLARGHRHLFALGLGIAMDVLRELGLEGVEARGQDVWVQGRKIMGTGAATLNEGCVFGASFLRRFPVERFLSCVNAPSDGYREWLRPALEEGMTDCAEQCPEAAPTPERLEAALSEVLERRFSTPARCYRPSSAEWDEWLAAGREELADLADSQGGPAVRDGIRVNRENHVFETRGHCGRLRLHIAGTHIARIWCEDPSVDRVLRETLVGESPERLRVRSRLNGQLDAVIVDEVSARIDGLYRGIAAA